One Odontesthes bonariensis isolate fOdoBon6 chromosome 12, fOdoBon6.hap1, whole genome shotgun sequence genomic window, taaatgtcCTCTTTGGGGCTCCATACTGCGACAGCCTgtctcaaatgatgaaaaacttTACTTGTTTCTGTtatgattttatttaaaaaaaaaaattgtaaataaatacatcaacaagccttatataaaaaaaaaaatcatgtgtttaggaaaaaaaaaaaatcaagaatgCACTGTAGCATTTTTGATAAAAATGAATTCCCATTTCTGAAAATTCAATAGCCAAATCAACAAGTGGAAACTACATTTTTAGCTGGCAACAACGCAGGGGTTTGCTTGCTAAGACATGCCATCAATAAGgtgaaaaatgtcttgtatTAATAGGATTATGTATATAATACTGTAATCATGAAACACGATGTTGTGACTTGACATACATATTTTTGGAACATGGACATATTACAGAGTCACCTGAAAAGATATTCCTCCAACAATAATGTTTGACAGTATAATGTGAGAGAGTTCAGGTTTGGTTGTATCTTTAATGTAATTTTATGAGATCTTTTTTAAGCGCTTCTGGCTCACTCGGGCTTCCATAGACCGACACCAGTCTGCTGCCTTTAACtttcacttttcattttgacttcACAGGTTACAGCAAACTGCAGCTGCGGTCTTCACAGAAGTCTGCTCACGGTTGGATTGCACTTGGACAGCCAAATAACCCCACCTAGAAGTAAGAGGTGGGACAGTTTGGACAGTTCGGGCCGGACAGAGATCTGGAACTATAACTGGAACTGGAACCAGTTACGTGTTTTTGCGCAGATAAGTTTCGTTTTCCTCGATCAGTTCGAGGCCTGCTTTAAGAAAAAGCGTCACATAAGCAAAAGGTAAGGAAATGTTCtgtaataaaaaatgtaaatgtgtgaTGGACCCACAGACTGATGAGTGTGTTTTGTCAGATGGATGGTGGTCCGGAGGAAAAAAGCCTCGCACAGGCCAAGAGAGAGCTGAATGCGTGGAGGGTAAGAGGCCCTTCTGTTCACCTTTCTGTCAGAAGCAGAACAACTGGGATGTTTGCTTATGTTTTCTGTGGGACAGTTTATGAATCCACAAGGATTTCATAATGAAACCGGTAAACTGAAGCAGGACGGACACAttgttctatttttatttttaatagttGTGTCACTCAGAGTCACCGGGGCCCTTAGTGCCAGGAAACAGGCTGGCTTTGCTGGGAAATGACTTTGCCCCAGCCCAGCCCTGTAGAAATACCGAGGTTCCCCGGATACTGATGTGGATAGAAGATGGACAACAGTGGGTCCCCCAtgccagggttagggttaggacaaTACTCAGAAAACCCCTCACCTCTTGTCTTACTTTTCAATTTGTACATGTTTGCCTTGCCTGGTCTCAGTCCTCCCCCCAggcagaggagggaggaggcctGGTGGcaggtaaatatcaggtaaatatcaggtaaatatcagataaatatcagataaatatcaggtaaatatcaggtaaatatcagaaaaatatcaggtaaatatcagaaaaatatcaggtaaatatcaggtaaatatcagataaatatcaggtaaatatcagataaatatcaggtaaatatcaggtaaatatcaggtaaatatcaggtaaatatcagaaaaatatcaggtaaatatcaggtaaatatcaggtaaatatcaggtaaatatcagataaatatcagataaatatcagataaatatcaggtaaatatcaggtgggactcaggtaaatatcagataaatatcagataaatatcagataaatatcaggtaaatatcagataaatatcagataaatatcaggtaaatatcagataaatatcaggtaaatatcaggtaaatatcaggtaaatatcaggtaaatatcagataaatatcagataaatatcagataaatatcaggtaaatatcaggtaaatatcaggtaaatatcaggtaaatatcagataaatatcaggtaaatatcaggtaaatatcaggtaaatatcaggtaaatatcagataaatatcagataaatatcagataaatatcaggtaaatatcagataaatatcaggtaaatatcaggtaaatatcagataaatatcaggtaaatatcaggtaaatatcaggtGGGACtcagataaatatcagataaatatcaggtaaatatcagaaaaatatcaggtaaatatcaggtGGGACTCAGataaatatcaggtaaatatcaggtaaatatcaggtGGGACtcagataaatatcagataaatatcaggtaaatatcaggtaaatatcaggtaaatatcaggtGGGACTCAGataaatatcaggtaaatatcaggtaaatatcagaaaaatatcaggtaaatatcaggtGGGACTCAGataaatatcaggtaaatatcaggtaaatatcaggtaaatatcagaaaaatatcaggtaaatatcaggtaaatatcagaaaaatatcaggtaaatatcaggtaaatatcaggtaaatatcaggtaaatatcagaaaaatatcaggtaaatatcaggtaaatatcagataaatatcaggtaaatatcaggtaaatatcaggtaaatatcagataaatatcaggtaaatatcaggtaaatatcagataaatatcagataaatatcaggtaaatatcaggtaaatatcagataaatatcagataaatatcagataaatatcaggtaaatatcaggtaaatatcagataaatatcaggtaaatatcaggtaaatatcaggtaaatatcagataaatatcagataaatatcaggtaaatatcagataaatatcaggtaaatatcaggtgggactcaggtaaatatcaggtaaatatcaggtaaatatcagataaatatcaggtaaatatcaggtaaatatcaggtaaatatcagataaatatcagataaatatcaggtaaatatcaggtaaatatcaggtaaatatcagataaatatcagataaatatcaggtaaatatcaggtaaatatcaggtaaatatcagataaatatcagataaatatcaggtaaatatcaggtaaatatcagataaatatcagataaatatcagataaatatcaggtaaatatcaggtaaatatcagataaatatcagataaatatcaggtaaatatagataaatatcaggtaaatatcagataaatatcaggtaaatatcagataaatatcaggtaaatatcaggtaaatatcagataaatatcaggtaaatatcaggtaaatatcagataaatatcaggtaaatatcaggtaaatatcaggtgggactcaggtaaatatcaggtgggactcaggtaaatatcaggtaaatatcaggtaaatatcagataaatatcaggtaaatatagataaatatcaggtaaatatcagataaatatcaggtaaatatcagataaatatcaggtaaatatcagataaatatcaggtaaatatcaggtggtactcaggtaaatatcagataaatatcaggTGGGACtcaggtaaatatcaggtaaatatcaggtaaatatcaggtaaatatcagataaatatcagataaatatcaggtaaatatcaggtgggactcaggtaaatatcaggtaaatatcaggtaaatatcaggtaaatatcaggtGGGACtcagataaatatcagataaatatcaggtaaatatcaggtGGGACTCAGataaatatcaggtaaatatcaggtaaatatcaggtaaatatcaggtaaatatcaggtaaatatcagataaatatcaggTGGGACTCAGataaatatcaggtaaatatcaggtaaatatcaggtaaatatcagataaatatcaggTGGGACTCAGataaatatcaggtaaatatcagataaatatcaggTGGGACtcaggtaaatatcaggtaaatatcagataaatatcaggtaaatatcaggtGGGACTCAGataaatatcaggtaaatatcaggtgggactcaggtaaatatcaggtaaatatcaggtaaatatcagataaatatcaggtaaatatcagataaatatcaggtaaatatcaggtGGGACtcagataaatatcagataaatatcaggtaaatatcaggtGGGACTCAGataaatatcaggtaaatatcaggtgggactcaggtaaatatcaggtaaatatcaggtaaatatcaggtaaatatcaggtaaatatcaggtaaatatcagataaatatcaggtaaatttcagataaatatcaggtaaatatcaggtGGGACTCAGataaatatcaggtaaatatcaggtgggactcaggtaaatatcaggtaaatatcaggtaaatatcaggtaaatatcaggtGTGACTCGGCTCTATCAGTGTTTTGTAGCAGCCCAGCCCAGTTCTCAGGGGAACATTAACTAAAGGGCACAGGAATCCCTGGCATGCATCCAAACGAACACCGTACAGGGGACATTGGATGGACCTCGTCTGAACGCACTTACCTGACAGCTTCCTGTCTGCCACCTTTTGAGAATTATTCCAACTCTGAGTATTATTCCAAACCAAgaggagttatttctcagatgcttccatttccctgctctgaagttcagactctgagagttggaactgatccctctttgtggctcagtttcttcagtccagcgttgaactggaccaagttgttaaaacagtgggataAAAAGTGgtgcacatccacagtctttagctaactctgctggaacattagcctcagatagagtttatccacagtctttagctaactctgctggaacattagcctcagatagagtttatccacagtctttagctaactctgctggaacattagcctcagatagagtttatccacagtctttagctaactctgctggaacattagcctcagatagagtttacccacagtctttagctaactctgctggaacattagcctcagatagagtttatccacagtctttagctaactctgctggtacattagcctcagatagagtttatccacggtctttagctaactctgctggaacattagcctcagatagcgttcatccacagtctttagctaactctgctggaacattagcctcagatagagttcatccacagtctgtagctaactctgctggaacattagcctcagatagagttcatccacagtctgtagctaactctgctggaacattagcctcagatagagttcatccacagtctttagctaactctaatggaacattagcctcagatagagttcatccacagtctttagctaactctaatggaacattagcctcagatagagttcatccagtctgtagctaactctgctggaacattagcctcagatagagttcatccacagtctttagctaactctaatggaacattagcctcagatagagttcatccacagtctgtagctaactctgctggaacattagcctcagacagagtttatccacagtctttagctaactctgctggaacattagcctcagatagagttcatccacagtctttagctaactctgctggaacattagcctcagatagagtttatccactgggctctgatatcctctgaggctgctgctggatggaagatgcatgctcctcagtgcagctgacagcagaacatttccacgagaagctggcttcatccggCCAGCAGGGGGACGTGAGGGGGCGGGGTTTAACATAGGAGGCGGAGTCAACTATTGGAGTGACGTAACTTCACCTCATCGAGTGAGATATTTTCAGTCCGAGGGAGTCCGAAACAAAGTGCCAggggttgtgttttttctgagtTTTACACTTCCTGGTGACATCagatgccctgatatatgctcccaagcACAGAAAAGGCTGATATTTCAATAATGCGTCCTCTGTAAACCCTTCAGGGAGAACAGGAGTATCACATTTCTGTTTGCTCGGTACATTCCACAAAGTGAAACTCATGCTCAGCTGGAATGAAGCCGAGCATCATTCCAGTCTTTGGTCATAAACAACCTCCAAAGTTTATTTGAGATTCACTCAGTGAGGATCTAAACATGATTTTACAGTATAACAGCATTGTTTCATGTCACATTCACTAAGTCGTGTTGTTTTAGATATCCGTCACTGAGATGATCTCAACAATCTGTCCTTTATGGTGCCGACTCCACCTCCAGAACATTATTTAATAACTGCTGCCACCTTGAACTGAAACTCCATCTGCCTCTGTTCTCTCTGATCTCCTCCTTTATTTAGATTAAAGTAGAGAAAGCTGATGATATGAAAGCCAGGCTGGTGTTGGAAAAGCTGGAAGAAGGTGACTCCAAGGCAAAGGCCCAGCAGGAGATGATGGCTTGTTTGAAAAAGCAAGAGGATTGTAAAAACGAATTCAATGGAAACATGGACACAGTGAAGGTACACATTTCTTAGATATCTACAGGCTGTTGGGAAGAACTGAAATGTAATGATGTTTAACCTGTTTCTTTTACAAAGGATGAAATGCAGAAGCTTTGCCATCACAACCAGGATTTAAAGGATAAACTGAGGACATATCAAGCAGAGCTGGAGGCTAAGAGAGCCGAGTCCATCAAACTGAAGCAGAAATTTAAGGTGGGAATGAAGGAAAGTCTCTCCttgaagcagaacttcagtgtGTCGCCTAGTTGCATACATGCTAACATTTCTTAAGTGTGCAGCACACAGGCATTTTAAACCATCACATTTTTAATAGCACACAGACATTAGTGTTTGTAGTCTCACAGATACAGATGGAAACGGGCATGTATTTCTTGTCCAGATCTGCACTCAGATTCCAGACACAGAGGTGAGGTTTGTTGCTCAAAGTAAAGAGGTGAGAGAGGAAGAAGATGGCAGcagtcagccaatcagaggagtGTTCACCATCAGCCAGATACCTGCTGTGCTCCTGCAGGGGGGGCAGGCACTCCTCACCTTTGAGGAGGACAAAGGTACATCTACCATGACACTGAATGTCTCACTTCTATGTAGTGACTCAGGTCTGTCTGACGGGTGCTTTCATGTGAGTTTGTTATCATGAACAATCTATTCACATTCACAGAATAATACAGTGTTATGGGTCTGCTGGGAAAGGAGGGCACAGCTGCTCTTCTTCCAGCACATTTTGTACATGATCTCTGTGGTGTTGTCCGTCCTCCAGTGGCCTCTCAGATCCTGAGGACTGCCAAGTGTTCTGTGTCCTGTGACACCGCCGCTGTGGACGTGAAACCCAAAAGAGTCACCATGGATACCGCCGTCAAGTACGAGGTACAGAGTCAAACATTAACTGTGGGGCTTCATCACTCTTCAATGAATATGCAGACAAAAAATATTTATGGACCACCTCCTCATGATTAACTAAAGGCCAACTGTTCACTTCAGGATGAGAACTTTGATAAAGTGTTTTATATCTTCATCAAGATGTCACTACTTACTGACCAAGGGACTCCTGCTGCTCCCAGATGTAGAACTGACCGACTGTATGTTGTAGTGCGGGGCATTCACAGGTATACAGAGTGTACCCCCTTATTTTTGGGTCATCAGAGTATAACCACATCTGCTGTAAATCAGGTTTGATTTTTCTGCCTCACATTGGCCTCATGCACGAGATCTGGAAGACTCGTTGCTGACTGATGCTCACTGTCCAATACCAAGCAACAGAATATTTCTGACAATGTGCATCAACTACTGGCACATGTTTGGGTCAGCTGAACGTGGCCGGTTATA contains:
- the nmi gene encoding N-myc-interactor; this encodes MDGGPEEKSLAQAKRELNAWRIKVEKADDMKARLVLEKLEEGDSKAKAQQEMMACLKKQEDCKNEFNGNMDTVKDEMQKLCHHNQDLKDKLRTYQAELEAKRAESIKLKQKFKICTQIPDTEVRFVAQSKEVREEEDGSSQPIRGVFTISQIPAVLLQGGQALLTFEEDKVASQILRTAKCSVSCDTAAVDVKPKRVTMDTAVKYEVYLDVSRKELKVLNIPAAMPEDRVKDRLEMSFSKPSRGGGEVEKVDYDGNTGTGCITFLQPGVAQHLAMRERYTIHLDSEVDVKVEPTFNFKLNKFQTFCGTTTRTIRLEDIKDVADEEDLQDHLEIHFQKPSNSGGEMESIKYISKGKALQAFFCQDVRNN